The nucleotide window CCACCGGTGCGTTCGAAGCGGCCGAGCGCCGCGACGGCGAGAAGAACCGCTACTTGGGCAAGGGCGTCAGCCAGGCCGTCAACGCGGTGCTCGACACCATCCAGCCCGCCCTGGTAGGCCGCGATGCGACCGACCAGCGCCTGATCGACCAGACCATGATCGACCTGGACGGCACTTCCAACAAGTCCAACCTGGGCGCCAACGCGATCCTGGGCGTTTCGCTGGCCGTGGCCAACGCTGCCGCCGAGTCGGCCAACCTGCCGCTGTACAAGTACCTGGGCGGACCGAACGCGCACGTGCTGCCCGTTCCGCTGATGAACATCCTCAACGGCGGCTCCCACGCCGACTCCGACGTCGACATCCAGGAATTCATGGTTGTGCCCCTGGGTGCCGCCACCTTCTCCGAAGGCCTGCGCTGGGGCGTCGAGGTCTACCACAGCCTCAAGACCGTGCTGAAGGACAAGGGCCTGTCCACCGGACTGGGCGATGAGGGCGGATTCGCCCCCAATCTGCCGAGCAACCGCGCCGCGCTGGACCTGATCACCGAGGCGATCAACAAGGCCGGCTACACTCCGGGCAAGGAAATCGCACTGGCTCTGGACGTCGCCTCCTCCGAGTTCTACTCCGACGGCGCCTACCAGTTCGAGGGCAAGTCCCTGACCGCGGCCGAGATGAGCGAGTACTACAAGCAGCTCGTGGCCGACTACCCGCTGGTCTCCATCGAGGACCCGCTGGACGAGGACGACTGGGAAGGCTGGGCCACCCTCACGGCCGAAATTGGCGACAAGGTGCAGCTGGTGGGCGACGACCTCTTCGTCACCAACCCCGAGCGCCTGCAGCAGGGTATCGACGCCAACACCGCGAACTCGCTGCTGGTCAAGGTCAACCAGATCGGTTCCCTCACGGAGACCCTGGAAGCCGTCTCGCTGGCACAGCGCAATGGCTACACCACCATCACCTCGCACCGCTCCGGCGAGACCGAGGACACCTCCATTGCGGATATCGCGGTGGCCACCAACGCGGGCCAGATCAAGACCGGTGCCCCGGCCCGATCCGAGCGTGTGGCCAAGTACAACCAGCTGCTGCGCATCGAAGAAGAGCTCGACGACGCCGCGCGCTACGCAGGTGCCGGCGCTTTCCCGCGTTTCAAAGCCTGAACCTGCCCCTGAATCTGTATCGTCTTAAGCGGGGACTGATAACCTC belongs to Arthrobacter crystallopoietes and includes:
- the eno gene encoding phosphopyruvate hydratase, whose translation is MALIDAIHAREILDSRGNPTVEVEVLLSDGSMGRAAVPSGASTGAFEAAERRDGEKNRYLGKGVSQAVNAVLDTIQPALVGRDATDQRLIDQTMIDLDGTSNKSNLGANAILGVSLAVANAAAESANLPLYKYLGGPNAHVLPVPLMNILNGGSHADSDVDIQEFMVVPLGAATFSEGLRWGVEVYHSLKTVLKDKGLSTGLGDEGGFAPNLPSNRAALDLITEAINKAGYTPGKEIALALDVASSEFYSDGAYQFEGKSLTAAEMSEYYKQLVADYPLVSIEDPLDEDDWEGWATLTAEIGDKVQLVGDDLFVTNPERLQQGIDANTANSLLVKVNQIGSLTETLEAVSLAQRNGYTTITSHRSGETEDTSIADIAVATNAGQIKTGAPARSERVAKYNQLLRIEEELDDAARYAGAGAFPRFKA